The Pseudanabaena galeata CCNP1313 genome includes a region encoding these proteins:
- a CDS encoding HNH endonuclease, with amino-acid sequence MPFPKDVRETALVKSGRYCCVCQEHAGRNAEVHHIVQEADGGSNDLENAIVLCFKCHAEAGHYNPRHPRGTKYSPTELRKHRDAWWKYRETYAPSLKPNNDSNHPLNLTPNGQDIQLVNKEIGTLWSNYANYPVKIEVIRFKAKLIAEYVIYKDSLSPHSYELYQIEDGRYIVYHNYIHRADYGCARLIGANLDIDPDPPLTLEQVQQDFPELATEAGLSRVRVLDV; translated from the coding sequence ATGCCTTTTCCGAAAGATGTAAGAGAAACTGCACTAGTTAAATCAGGGCGTTATTGCTGTGTATGTCAAGAACACGCAGGTAGAAATGCAGAAGTTCATCACATAGTTCAGGAGGCAGACGGCGGTTCTAATGATTTGGAAAATGCTATTGTGCTTTGCTTCAAATGTCATGCAGAAGCAGGACATTACAATCCACGCCATCCTCGCGGTACAAAATACTCACCGACTGAGTTAAGAAAGCATCGAGATGCTTGGTGGAAATATCGTGAGACCTACGCTCCATCACTGAAGCCTAACAATGATTCAAATCATCCTTTAAATTTAACTCCTAACGGTCAAGATATACAACTTGTAAATAAGGAAATTGGTACTCTTTGGTCTAACTATGCAAACTATCCTGTAAAAATTGAAGTTATTCGATTCAAAGCTAAACTAATTGCCGAGTATGTTATTTACAAAGATTCTTTGAGTCCTCATTCTTACGAGCTTTATCAAATTGAAGATGGTCGATACATTGTCTATCACAACTACATTCATCGTGCAGATTATGGCTGTGCTAGGTTGATAGGAGCAAATCTTGATATAGATCCAGATCCACCTTTAACACTTGAACAAGTACAACAAGATTTTCCCGAGCTTGCAACAGAGGCAGGTTTATCTCGAGTTCGAGTTTTAGATGTTTGA